One part of the Mariniblastus fucicola genome encodes these proteins:
- the glnD gene encoding [protein-PII] uridylyltransferase — MSSTTDGFRKSVLQAKQNWTEGRARIHEQHQSGGSGRDITRQMSDLLDSILLELYEAIKTDLSPNLESRVALVLLGGCGRQDIAPYSDVDLMVLYQGPMSDELREVSKRVSQDVTDAGLPLGYSLRTPREACSMSLKDAVIFSSITEARFLVGSRPLYDNFISRFQRLTNKNATNLTRAIVEAREKERQEFGETVYLLRPNIKKSRGGLRDIHLIRWLGFVRFGVTDIQELLKRGGISTADTKQLMASHEFLLRIRNEMHFHAGRANDGLGRNEQVRLAELLGYDGDDALLSVESFMRDYFRNTSRITYISDHLVAKMLNRNSRGSSIVLSPLLTRQIDEHYRITGSEIGITRSSINIAKHDLEKVLRLMQLACLHDKKLHHDTWLAIRHAMLKFPDIKFTREAARMFMALLSNTQRLGGLLRRLHETQVLHRIIPGFKHVRGLLQFNEYHMYTVDEHSLRAVENAIAFEHDNSVLGRTYRNIKEKNLLHLALLLHDLGKGFPEDHSIVGERIAEEVGVRLDLPDDDIETIKFLVRHHLLMSHIAMHRNINDMELVAEFASKLGSVNMLNMLFILTCADISAVGPGVLNPWKMQLLTELFNRCTLILAGDGHDDGVPKQDRQREEICTAVASHADDDQAKQWLLETTGNLPRNYLLSHSPKEIAARFLPIRDLKEGEPECWVEYEEGPSVYRICIANVDHRRSGSFYRITGLLPSLGLKIRSADIKPLSGPIMFFAIQFQDSEHREGQLPQWRIDEICQKARDTVSGKATGPPKFRKKWGEEETLALQLSRPPISVKTNNRAAKHATIIDVFAYDKPGLLYQISKKIYRLGLDVTYARISTYAHQIIDVFYVTDEDGNKIRNQNQLQIIRNEIVRAVTDFLEPEQSDTDSPASENQS; from the coding sequence ATGTCGTCGACCACAGACGGATTTCGAAAAAGTGTGCTCCAGGCCAAGCAGAATTGGACCGAAGGTCGCGCGAGAATTCATGAGCAACATCAATCTGGCGGGTCAGGTCGGGATATCACCCGACAGATGTCTGACCTGCTGGATTCGATATTGCTGGAACTCTATGAGGCCATCAAAACGGACCTGTCGCCGAACCTTGAGTCTCGCGTTGCGCTAGTGCTTCTGGGCGGATGCGGCCGTCAGGATATCGCTCCGTATTCGGACGTGGACCTGATGGTTCTATATCAGGGACCGATGTCGGATGAACTGCGCGAAGTTTCAAAACGCGTTTCCCAGGATGTGACCGATGCCGGTTTGCCGCTGGGATACAGTTTGCGGACTCCGCGAGAAGCTTGCAGCATGTCGCTTAAAGATGCTGTGATCTTTTCTTCAATCACCGAAGCACGCTTTCTCGTCGGAAGTCGACCACTCTACGACAACTTCATCAGTCGATTCCAACGACTGACGAACAAGAACGCGACGAACCTCACACGAGCAATCGTCGAGGCCAGGGAAAAGGAACGGCAGGAGTTTGGCGAAACGGTTTACCTGCTGCGACCGAACATCAAAAAATCACGTGGCGGGCTGAGAGACATTCATCTGATCCGCTGGCTGGGTTTTGTCCGCTTCGGCGTCACCGACATTCAGGAACTGCTCAAACGAGGCGGTATTTCGACTGCGGACACAAAACAGTTGATGGCCTCGCATGAGTTCCTGCTGCGAATCCGCAACGAGATGCATTTCCATGCTGGCAGAGCAAATGATGGGCTGGGCCGCAACGAACAGGTTCGACTGGCGGAACTGCTGGGCTACGACGGCGACGATGCGTTGTTGTCCGTCGAGTCATTTATGCGTGACTATTTCCGCAACACCAGCCGAATCACGTACATCTCCGACCACCTGGTGGCGAAGATGCTCAATCGGAACTCACGCGGTTCTTCGATCGTGCTGAGTCCGCTGCTCACACGGCAAATCGATGAACATTATCGCATCACCGGTAGTGAAATCGGCATCACACGCAGCTCGATCAACATTGCCAAACATGATCTGGAGAAAGTTCTGCGTCTGATGCAACTGGCCTGTTTGCATGACAAAAAACTACATCACGACACGTGGCTGGCCATTCGCCACGCGATGTTAAAGTTCCCCGACATCAAATTCACTCGCGAAGCCGCCCGTATGTTCATGGCGCTGCTGTCAAACACCCAGCGGCTTGGCGGTCTGCTGCGGCGGCTGCATGAAACGCAAGTTTTGCATCGCATCATTCCCGGGTTCAAGCACGTTCGTGGGCTGTTGCAGTTCAACGAATATCACATGTACACCGTCGATGAGCATTCGCTGCGAGCGGTTGAGAATGCGATCGCGTTTGAGCACGACAACTCTGTGCTCGGCCGGACCTACCGCAACATCAAGGAAAAGAACCTGCTGCATCTGGCGCTGTTGCTGCATGACCTTGGGAAGGGATTTCCTGAAGACCACAGCATCGTCGGCGAACGCATCGCAGAAGAAGTCGGCGTTCGGCTTGATTTGCCAGACGATGACATCGAGACCATCAAGTTCCTCGTCCGGCACCACTTGCTGATGTCTCACATCGCAATGCACCGAAACATCAACGACATGGAACTGGTTGCAGAATTTGCGTCCAAGCTCGGATCCGTGAACATGCTCAACATGCTGTTCATCCTCACTTGCGCCGACATCTCCGCCGTTGGACCAGGGGTGCTCAATCCGTGGAAGATGCAGCTATTGACCGAGCTTTTCAATCGTTGCACCCTCATTCTGGCCGGCGATGGACACGACGATGGTGTCCCAAAGCAAGACCGTCAGCGGGAAGAAATTTGCACCGCGGTCGCCTCCCACGCTGACGACGATCAGGCAAAACAATGGCTACTGGAGACCACCGGCAATCTGCCACGGAACTATTTGCTATCTCACAGTCCCAAGGAGATCGCCGCTCGTTTCCTCCCGATTCGCGACTTGAAAGAAGGCGAACCTGAGTGCTGGGTCGAGTACGAGGAAGGCCCGTCGGTTTACCGAATTTGCATTGCGAACGTCGACCATCGACGCTCTGGTAGCTTCTACCGAATCACCGGGTTGCTACCAAGCTTGGGACTCAAGATCCGTTCCGCAGACATCAAGCCGCTGTCGGGACCGATCATGTTTTTCGCGATCCAGTTCCAGGATTCAGAGCACCGCGAGGGGCAACTTCCGCAATGGCGAATCGACGAAATCTGTCAGAAAGCGAGAGACACGGTATCTGGAAAGGCAACTGGCCCGCCGAAGTTCCGCAAGAAATGGGGCGAGGAGGAAACGCTCGCGTTGCAGCTTTCCCGGCCTCCGATCAGTGTGAAAACAAATAACCGCGCGGCCAAACATGCCACGATCATCGACGTGTTTGCCTACGACAAACCGGGACTGCTCTACCAAATTTCAAAGAAGATCTATCGGCTGGGCCTCGACGTCACGTACGCCAGAATTTCAACTTACGCCCATCAGATTATCGACGTGTTTTACGTCACCGATGAAGACGGGAACAAAATTCGCAACCAGAATCAGCTGCAGATTATCCGCAACGAAATCGTTCGCGCTGTTACTGATTTTCTGGAACCGGAGCAATCAGATACCGACAGCCCTGCAAGCGAGAATCAGTCATGA
- a CDS encoding tetratricopeptide repeat protein: MSSGVENRLTRGIVIVAIASIAMAPMCFYGCGPEWARWDATQANMYFRQGETEDALYQLRDAIGKSPRDPVLKLTLAERLIDIEQPSEALELVDEVLRVYPDNFRAAQLRTLSLQHLGDFTAALETQLNFDKSLGSLRRSAPRRNELAYHRALAKTDLPLAKEDIEVAVESANRSISWEGDDQLDLGIKATVVAALVARCCDANNEAIVTITDQLDLLREQIRDASEDLTSHVYSLTQTSFPIRQNSGILRRQKRLNAFEERAAVLLSCRALLYQDLKESAHCMADRVEVDRLGFDSAKIAADFPDEKTAVLFLDYASAFLDTRGYLCSLLPWQKDIDPLSSKKSNFVSSYSDALRDLNVAILCSKVNRQSFDSSLRNSLELHRNKARELKRLTRQSAVLLYHRQTLHQRAGEIEWAKRDKQLILDLGHKPGPGLF, encoded by the coding sequence ATGAGTTCCGGAGTTGAGAATCGACTGACACGCGGGATCGTGATCGTTGCGATCGCTTCCATTGCGATGGCTCCCATGTGCTTTTACGGTTGTGGCCCGGAATGGGCCAGATGGGATGCGACTCAGGCGAACATGTATTTCCGGCAGGGCGAAACAGAAGACGCACTCTATCAGCTTCGCGATGCTATTGGCAAAAGCCCGCGCGACCCGGTGCTGAAACTTACTCTTGCGGAACGTCTGATCGACATCGAACAACCGTCCGAAGCCCTTGAGCTTGTCGATGAAGTGTTGCGAGTCTATCCCGACAACTTCAGAGCGGCTCAACTGAGAACGCTGTCTCTGCAGCACCTTGGCGACTTTACGGCCGCACTCGAAACTCAACTAAATTTCGACAAAAGCCTTGGTTCTTTACGACGATCGGCTCCGCGTCGAAACGAACTAGCTTACCATCGCGCACTGGCAAAAACCGATTTACCATTGGCGAAAGAAGACATCGAAGTCGCCGTCGAATCGGCAAACCGATCTATAAGCTGGGAGGGAGACGATCAATTGGACCTTGGCATCAAGGCGACCGTCGTCGCGGCGCTTGTTGCCCGCTGCTGTGACGCGAACAATGAGGCCATCGTCACGATCACTGATCAACTGGATCTGCTACGTGAACAAATTCGCGACGCCAGTGAGGATTTGACGTCTCATGTCTATTCGCTGACGCAAACCTCGTTCCCTATCCGACAAAACTCCGGGATTCTGCGACGCCAAAAACGATTGAATGCATTTGAGGAACGGGCAGCGGTGCTGCTTAGCTGTCGCGCGCTGCTGTATCAGGATCTCAAGGAATCGGCTCACTGCATGGCAGATCGCGTTGAAGTTGATCGCCTTGGTTTTGACAGTGCGAAGATCGCGGCGGACTTCCCGGATGAGAAAACGGCGGTTTTGTTTCTTGACTACGCCAGTGCTTTTCTCGACACCCGTGGTTACTTGTGCAGCTTGCTGCCATGGCAAAAAGACATCGATCCCCTGAGTTCAAAGAAGAGCAACTTTGTCTCCAGCTATTCAGATGCGTTGCGTGATTTGAACGTCGCGATTCTCTGTAGCAAAGTGAACAGGCAGTCTTTCGACAGTTCGCTCCGAAATTCGCTGGAACTGCATCGGAACAAGGCTCGTGAACTGAAACGTCTGACTCGGCAATCTGCGGTTCTGCTCTACCATCGCCAAACGCTGCATCAACGAGCCGGTGAAATCGAATGGGCAAAACGGGACAAGCAGCTAATTCTCGACCTCGGACACAAACCGGGGCCCGGCCTGTTTTAG
- the mscL gene encoding large conductance mechanosensitive channel protein MscL: MSFISDFKEFAFKGNLIDMAVGLVMGTAVAAMVKSFIDHIIMPLVASIVKVGDMSGWTIPIGTEIEKEVDGVTKMVQAEIGVGSFIQEVINFSILAFVIFIALKVASRWMKKAEEETPPSDEVVLLTEIRDSLAKR, from the coding sequence ATGAGCTTTATTTCTGACTTCAAAGAGTTCGCATTCAAAGGCAATCTGATTGACATGGCCGTCGGTCTGGTCATGGGCACCGCAGTTGCAGCAATGGTTAAGTCTTTCATTGACCACATCATCATGCCGTTAGTTGCCAGCATCGTCAAAGTCGGTGACATGTCCGGTTGGACGATTCCGATCGGCACCGAAATTGAGAAAGAAGTCGACGGCGTTACCAAGATGGTTCAGGCAGAAATCGGAGTTGGCTCGTTTATTCAGGAAGTCATCAACTTTTCGATTCTTGCTTTCGTCATCTTTATTGCGTTGAAGGTTGCCAGTAGGTGGATGAAAAAAGCCGAAGAAGAAACACCGCCATCTGACGAAGTTGTCTTGCTCACCGAGATCCGTGACTCATTGGCAAAACGATAA
- a CDS encoding leucyl aminopeptidase: MKIEFTDSSVVEVEADAVVVGIWKDEPLEGPAKQLDDAIGGGLSRMIELEEVSADRYQATMMLAPSGIKAPVALVVGLGQQGQSDAAFSTRIGGVIAKSLAGKAREHIATFVDVPKVDEFVSGLLNGCVGQDLFLEKKKLFPIESVSISKSESVSSEAIDQGRVLGESVKLTRHLVNLPASDLYPESFADQIVKTGAESGFEVEVWDEERLERERCGALLAVGRASTRQSRLVIMRYNGGAEGDAPIGLVGKGVTFDSGGLSLKPSASMLDMKCDMAGAATVVGAMKAIAELGVKQNVFGFVGLAENMIAGDSFRLGDVLTARSGKTIEVHNTDAEGRLVLADTLDVAIENGVDRIVDLATLTGACVVALGLDTVGLMTNDDDWSDQVASAANECGEAVWPLPMFEEFAEQIKSPIADIKNTGGNRWGGAITAGKFLEEFVQDVPWVHLDIAGPSFAEKPKKWIDGGASGCMVRSLVRLIENA, translated from the coding sequence ATGAAAATTGAGTTTACAGATTCGTCGGTCGTTGAAGTGGAAGCCGATGCTGTCGTCGTTGGTATCTGGAAAGATGAACCGCTGGAAGGACCGGCGAAGCAACTGGACGACGCGATCGGCGGTGGGCTTTCGCGGATGATCGAACTTGAGGAAGTCTCTGCGGACCGCTACCAGGCGACGATGATGCTGGCGCCGTCAGGAATCAAGGCACCGGTAGCTCTGGTGGTCGGGCTTGGGCAACAGGGACAATCTGACGCAGCGTTTTCCACACGAATCGGTGGCGTGATCGCAAAATCGCTGGCTGGGAAAGCTCGCGAGCATATCGCGACGTTCGTGGACGTTCCCAAAGTGGACGAATTTGTCAGCGGATTGCTCAACGGTTGCGTTGGCCAGGATCTGTTCCTCGAAAAGAAGAAATTGTTCCCGATCGAGTCCGTCTCGATCTCAAAATCGGAATCCGTTTCCAGCGAAGCCATCGACCAGGGCAGGGTGCTTGGCGAGAGCGTCAAACTCACCCGGCATTTGGTGAACTTGCCAGCGAGCGATTTGTATCCGGAATCGTTTGCTGATCAGATCGTAAAAACAGGAGCCGAATCGGGCTTCGAGGTCGAGGTCTGGGACGAAGAGCGGCTCGAGCGCGAGCGATGCGGAGCACTGCTTGCCGTTGGCCGCGCTTCAACGCGACAGTCACGTTTGGTGATCATGCGATACAACGGCGGCGCCGAAGGTGATGCTCCGATCGGGTTGGTCGGAAAAGGCGTAACGTTCGATTCGGGCGGGCTTTCGCTCAAACCGTCGGCCAGCATGTTGGATATGAAGTGCGACATGGCAGGAGCCGCGACGGTTGTTGGCGCGATGAAGGCGATTGCTGAGTTGGGCGTCAAGCAAAACGTCTTTGGCTTTGTCGGGCTGGCTGAAAACATGATCGCCGGAGACAGCTTTCGACTTGGTGACGTGCTGACCGCTCGCAGCGGAAAGACCATCGAAGTCCACAACACCGACGCAGAAGGCCGGCTGGTTCTGGCTGATACGCTGGACGTTGCCATCGAAAACGGCGTAGACCGGATCGTGGATCTGGCGACACTGACCGGTGCTTGCGTGGTCGCGCTGGGGCTCGATACTGTCGGGCTGATGACGAACGATGACGACTGGTCGGATCAGGTCGCGTCCGCCGCAAACGAATGCGGTGAAGCCGTTTGGCCACTGCCAATGTTTGAAGAATTCGCGGAGCAAATCAAAAGCCCGATCGCAGACATCAAGAACACGGGTGGCAACCGTTGGGGAGGAGCGATCACTGCGGGCAAGTTCCTTGAGGAGTTCGTGCAGGATGTGCCCTGGGTGCATCTCGATATCGCCGGTCCAAGCTTTGCGGAAAAACCGAAGAAATGGATCGACGGCGGCGCGAGCGGTTGCATGGTCCGCTCGCTGGTTCGGCTGATTGAAAATGCATAG